GCGTGTAGCCGTCTGGCTCGGACTTGGCGACCAGATCGGCGCCGATCATGCCGCCCGCGCCAGGCTTGTTGTCCACCACCACGGGGCGCTGCCAGGTCTTGGCCAGCCCCTCGGCAATCAGACGCGCCACCACATCGCCGGTACCCCCGGCTGCGTACGGCATGATCAGCCGCACGGCGCGGGAGGGATATGTCGGCGTTGCACGGCTGGGCAGCGCAATCTGCATGCCGGCCACGCCCGCCATGCCCCAGCCTAGCCGGCGCAGCGCGCGGCGTCTTGCGTTATCCATCTCGGTCTCCTTCCGTTCAGGGACGGCCGCCACCCACCACAAGCACCTGACCCGTGATGTAGTTGGATTCCGGAATGCAAAGCAGGTAGACGGAGCCGGCGGCTTCGGCGGGCGTGCCGCCACGGCCCAGCGGAATCGTGGCCTCGATGTTCTTCATGAGCTGCGGATTCACGCCCACCTTGATTTCATTGCCAGCGATGTCGATGGTGGCATGGCCTTCGCCTGCTACGGCCTCGGTCAGGCGCGTCTTGATCAGGCCGAACGCGACGCTGTTGACGTTGACCTTGTAGCGTCCCCACTCCTTGGCCAGCGCCTTGGTCAGGCCGTTGATGGCAGCCTTGCCCGCCGAATAGTTGGCTTGGCCGGCATTGCCTATCACGCCCGAGGCCGAGGAGATGTTCACCACCTTGCGGAATACTTCGCGGCCTTGCTCGGCTTCCTGCTTCGAGGTCTCGCGGAAGTAGTCCGCCGCAGCGCGCAGAATGCGGAACGGCGCAGTGACGTGCACATCCATGATGGCCGACCACTGGTCGTCGGTCATTTTCTGGATCACGTTGTCCCACGTATAGCCGGCGTTGTTGACGATGATGTCGAGCCCGCCAAAAGTCTGCAATGCGGTACCCACGAAGCGCGTGCCGAAGTCGGCCTCGGTCACGCTGCCCACGCAGGCTACGGCCCGGCCGCCCATCGTGGTGATCTCGCGGACCACGGCCTCGGCCGGTTCCGCGTCAAGATCGTTGACGACAACCGCCGCCCCTTCGCTTGCCAGCTTCAGCGCGATCTCGCGGCCGATGCCCCGGCCGGAGCCCGATACGATCGCTACCTTGTTGGTCAGTTTGCTCATGCTTCGTGTCTCCTTCGTTCTAGTCGTCTTGTTTTCAGTGCTGTGTGTCGATACTCGGCGGGCCTTCACTGGCGCTGGTACAGCGTGACCACGCACGCGCCGCCCAGACCCAGGTTGTGCTGCAGTGCCAGGCGCGCGCCGGCTACCTGCCGGTCGCCTGCTTCGCCGCGCAGTTGCCAGACCAGTTCCGCGCACTGTGCGAGT
This genomic interval from Cupriavidus metallidurans CH34 contains the following:
- a CDS encoding SDR family NAD(P)-dependent oxidoreductase, with translation MSKLTNKVAIVSGSGRGIGREIALKLASEGAAVVVNDLDAEPAEAVVREITTMGGRAVACVGSVTEADFGTRFVGTALQTFGGLDIIVNNAGYTWDNVIQKMTDDQWSAIMDVHVTAPFRILRAAADYFRETSKQEAEQGREVFRKVVNISSASGVIGNAGQANYSAGKAAINGLTKALAKEWGRYKVNVNSVAFGLIKTRLTEAVAGEGHATIDIAGNEIKVGVNPQLMKNIEATIPLGRGGTPAEAAGSVYLLCIPESNYITGQVLVVGGGRP